In Oncorhynchus keta strain PuntledgeMale-10-30-2019 unplaced genomic scaffold, Oket_V2 Un_contig_1510_pilon_pilon, whole genome shotgun sequence, the genomic stretch caaaaacattagATAGAACATGCTTTTACCATGATTAACAGATGTcccaatcttctcctcctcttcttcatctttaatgttgacattcagctccagtgtttgactgcagtcttccagcttcactgatgccatctctggatcctgcagagcaaactgggctccactgtcacaatcaggacccagtgactgtaggtttggactcagtttggaaggagagaggcaggctgggtttgTCCTCAGTGTTGATGTTGCCGGCCTCATACCTGAGTCAGCAAGTAGTTTAAGAGAAGCAGACAAAAAAGTTATTATTTTGACAGAACTGACACTTTCTTTATTCTCTAttaaatatattatattttttcTTGTTCAATTATCTAATTCAATTCACTTGGACTGAAATAGTTGCCgatactcattttgggtgccggtactgtttatatttacagtggggagaacaagtatttgatccaCTGCCGAttatgcaggttttcctacttacaaagcatgtagaggtctgtaattgttttatcataggtacacttcaactgtgagagacggaatctaaaacaaaaatccagaaaatcacattgtatgatttttaagtaattaatttgcattttattgcatgacataagtatttgatacatcagaaaagcagaacgtaatatttggtacagaaacattTGTTTGCAATTAGAGAGATCAttcgtttcctgtagttcttgaccaggtttgcacacactgcagcagggattttggcccattttgggtgattgaccgtcatcttgaacttcttccattttcgaataattgcgccaacagttgttgccttgcttgcctattgtcctgtagcccatcccagccctgtgcaggtctacaatttgatccctgatgtccttacacagctctctggtcttggccattgtggagaggttggagtctgtttgatttgagtatgtggacaggtgtcttatacaggtaacgagttcaaacaggtgcagttaatacaggtaatgagtggagaacaggagggcttcttaaagaaaaactaacaggtctcttgtgagagccggaattcttactggttggtaggtgatcaaatacttatgtcatgcaataaaatgcaaattatgacttaaaaatcatacaatgtgattttctggatttttgttttagattccgtctctcacagttgaagtgtacctatggtaaAAAGTACAGACCTATACATGCTTtgcaagtaggaaaacctgcaaatcggcagtgtatcaaatacttgttctccccactgtaggtgcaggagctccacaatacttttgggCTAAAACTTAACCTGTAGTAGATAAATGCATAAATGCCTCAAAAACCATTTAGTACAAGGTTACGGTTTGTTTTAGGCAACACTGTGATATTTTCGTTAATAACCTTGTATTCACTGTTTTACTTAAAAAAACAATTATATTTGCTGTTCACACCATAGTAACGTTTACAGATGAACACAAACTGAATGTGTCAATATTATTTCACATGTAGTAAACACAATCATTACATTTGGTTTCAAAGCAGTAGTGCAACCGTAAAATTGACTCTCTGCTGCATCCACACTGTCTGCACTGAAGTCCGTTGACGCAGACCGAGTGGGAGCCGCCATTTTACCAGCTTGTGAATTTTTCCTTTCGtggagttctacggacaattccttcgacctcatgacttggtttttgctctgaaacgcactgtcaaatgtggaaccttatatagacaggtgtgtgcatttccaaatcatgtccaatcaattgaatttaccacaggttgacaacaatcaagttgaagaaatatctcaaggatgatcaatggaaacaagatgctcaatgtcgagtctcatagcaaagggtctgaatacttatgtaaataaggcatttgtTTTACGTTTTTTCATAAATgtttaaacatttctaaaaccatgcatttgctttgtcattatggggtattgtgggtagattgagGAGGAACGtttttcatttaatccattttagaataaggctgtaacgtaacaaaatgtggaaaaagtcaaggggtctgaatactttccgaatgcactgtatgcataCATAtgagtaggctggtactgtatgtattcatatcagtaggctggtactgtatgtattcatatcagtaggctggtactgtatctattcatatcagtaggctggtactgtatgtattcatatcagtaggctggtactgtatgtattcatatcagtaggctggtactgtatgtattcatatcagtaggctggtactgtatctattcatatcagtaggctggtactgtatctattcatatcagtaggctggtactgtatctattcatatcagtaggctggtactgtatctattcatatcagtaggctggtactgtatctattcatatcagtaggctggtactgtatgtattcatatcagtaggctggtactgtatctattcatatcagtaggctggtactgtatctattcatatcagtaggctggtactgtatctattcatatcagtaggctggtactgtatctattcatatcagtaggctggtactgtatctattcatatcagtaggctggtactgtatgtattcatatcagtaggctggtactgtatatattcatatcagtaggctggtactgtatgtattcatatcagtaggctggtactgtatgtattcatatcagttgGCTGTGCAATACAAAAGGGGAATAAAACTATTCTAAAACTATCTCATAAGTCATGAAAATGATGAGctatatcatcctccactcactatcacaagggttagaaaCTACACAGACTCACTTCATAGAACTTTAAAACACTGGCAGTTTGTCTACTTCACTTCTTTAGTCTCCTCTCTGATCACTCCAGATAGcccagtgaataaaacaaatgcTGACAATACTGGTGTCAAACCATGCAAGTCTCAGTAGCATGAAATAACATCTACCTTCTCATTGAAACAGTTCATCATGaaatcctgccctgcctttctaaagtctttgaaagccaagttaccttctctgctatgcaatctggtttccgagttggtcatgggtgcacctcagccacgctcaaagtcctgaacgatatcataaccaccatcgataacagacagtactgtgcagccatcttcatcgatctggccaaggctttcaatgtcaaattggagggcctgttgtctggacctctggcagtctctatgggggtgccacagggttcaattctcaggccgactcttttctctgtatatatcaatgatgtagctcttgctgctggtgattctctaatccacctctacgcagacaacaccattctgtatactttggacactgtgttaacaaacctccagacaagcttcaatgccatacaacactccttccaaggcctccaactgctcttaaatgctagtaaaactaaatgcatgctcttcaaccgatcgctgaccgaacccgcccgcccgactagaaTCACCACTCTAtacctacaaatacctaggtcaaatcaaatcaaatgtatttatatagcccttcgtacatcagcttatatctcaaagtgctgtacagaaacccagcctaaaaccccaaacagcaagcaatgcaggtgtagaagcacgtctggttagactgtaaactctccttccagactcacattaagcatctccaaaccaaaattaaatttagaatcggcttcctgtttcgcaacaaagcctccttcactcgtGCTGCcgaacataccctcgtaaaacggactatgATGGGAAacgatgtaaatatatcactagccactttaaacaatgctaccttatataatgttacttaccctacattattcatctcatatgcatacgtatatactgtactctacatcatcgactgcatccttatgtaatacatgtatcactagccactttaactatgccactttgtttactttgtctacatactcatctcatatgtatatactgtactcgataccatctactgtatgctgctctgtaccatcactcattcatatatccttatgtacatattctttatccccttacactgtgtataagacagtagttttggaattgttagttagattacttgttggttatcactgcattgtcggaactagaagcacaagcatttcgctacactcgcattaacatctgctaaccatgtgtatgtgacaaataaaatttgatttgatttatcctaccgatccttgactttggcgatgtcatttacaaaatagcctccaacactctactcagcaaattggatgtcgTCTATCACAGTCTcgtctgttttgtcaccaaagccgcatatactacccaccactgtggcCTGTTTGTTGGCTGGGCCCTTGCTTCATATTGGTCacaaaacccactggctccaggtcatcaatacatctttgctaggtaaagccccgccttatctcagctcactggtcaccatagcaacacccacccgtagcaagcgatccagcaggtatatttcactggtcatccccaaagccaagtccTCATTTGGCCACAtgttcttccagttctctgctgccaatgactggaacaaattgcaaaaatcactgaagctggagacatatctccctcactaactttaagcatcagctgtcagagcagcttaccgatcactgcacctgtacacagcccatctgtaaatagcccacccaactacctcatccccatattgttatttatttttgctcttttgcaccccagtatctctacttgcacatccatcccTCTAGTGTTAATACTAAATTGTAAATATTTCACCACTgcggcctatttatttccttacctccctaatcttactacattttcaCACACTGCATATatatgtttctattgtgttattgactgtacgtttgtttatcccatgtgtaactctgtgtttttgtcacactgctttgctttatcttggccaggtcgcagttgtaaatgagaaattgttctcacctggactacctggttaaataaaggtgaaataaaataaaacagttCTACAGCAACTTTTCATACACAGTGGGAAGTTGGAATGAAAAACACCAACTTAGTTAGACAGAACCTGCTCTTACCATGAGAAACAGATATTccaatctcctcctcctcttcttcatctttaatgttgacattcagctccagtgtttgactgcagtcttccagcttcactgatgccatctctggatcctgcagtgcaaactgggctccactgtcacaatcaggacccagtaactgtaggtttggactcagtgtggaaggagagaggcaggctgggtttgTCCTCAGACTTAATCTGAGTCGGCCAGTAGTAATAAAGAGAAACGGACACAAAAGTTAGTGCCAGAACTGTCAAGACTTACTTTATTCTCTAAAAATATGGTTTATTTTAGGTGCAGGagctacacaatactgttgagctaatattctataagaggaacatgaGCTCAAACAGTAGAAATTTGAGGTGCTGGTACTCAGCTCCGGTCCAAGTCTAGCACTGATCTCATTTCAATAGATCTGGAAGCTAAGCATTGACAAAACATTCATTAATTCACATTAGACAATGTATACACTTGAAATTAGGCTACACAACTTAAATTAACTTAATCTATAGTAGATTTCCTGAATTCACATAAATGCCTCAAAAACCATTTAGTACAAGGTTGCAGTATGTTGAAGGCAGCACTATGTACTATTTTCCTGAATAACCATGTCTTCACTGTATTATTCATATCAAAAACCAATAGTATTTTAGTAACATTTATAGATAGACAGATACAACTGAATATGTCTGAATATTAGTACACATGTAGAAAACTGATAATCACTACATTCAGCTCCAAAACAGTAGTGCAACCGTAAAATGGTCTCTCTGCTGCACTGAAGTGCGTTGATGCAGACCGAGGGGGAACCGCCATTTTACCATTTCGTGAATTTTACACAAAACCAAAAACGACATGTAAAACGAACCCAGAAATCTAAAATAAATTGATCCTTAATTAAATGACCTTGACAAAAGTATATACATCCACTCAGACTAACCCAGTCACTATGTGATTTGTAAAAAAAAGTGATCACGTTCACTCACGCGTTTTGACATAAAAATAGCACATAAAACCTTTATCAAACGTGATAATACCTTGACGTATTTGTTACCTAGCATGTTATTACATGTTCTTTCGATATTATAACGTGCTATTACATACCAGTAGTAATACATTTGAAAGCGACACAGAAGTTGTCGTCTCGACTGCACAATTCTGACGTATCCTCTATTCTGAAGAATGATGTGCGCCTGCGTGGAACATCCTGTTCCCCCACCAccagtttctaaacccagagacgTAACAACGCGAGACTTCAGAGAACGCATGTGAAGCGGACCAAGCCTGGGTTTGacaagtcaatgagagaagtgaacaATTCTGATACATTTGcagcggctaatggggatcctaataaataccaaAATAGCATCCTGTGTCAATCAACATACTCTGCTATTTACCCACAATCATGCAATTAACTACTGGTTCCTCACTAGGCAGAAATGTGTAATTGGTGGTTTTATTTACGTTAACTGGGGTCTCTGGGCAGCTTCATTGATGAGGTCCGGTTTCTTGGCCTAGCCAGGCCATACTTGGGATCAAGCTTGGATTCGGAAGTTGTTGCCCCAGCAGGAATACCGGGACCAGATGGCTGCTGCTGGTAGTATGGCTGTTGAGGCTGGGCCTGGTGACCACCTCCATATCCACCCCAATTTCCTCGCCCACGTGGTGCCCAGTTACTGCGTCCCCGTGGGGGCCCAGAATATCCCCTGCCCATTGTTAGGCCTTGTTGATATGCGCGGGGTCGTCCACAGTTCCTGGCATAGTGGCCCTTTCCTCCACCTCTGTAACACATCATAATAGTTATATAATGTTGTATGAAGTGTCCCCCATTGTCACCTGTTCCTCCTTGCTGATTTCTCACTTCCTCATTCAGTCTATGTTCCTCTTCCATTCTATCTAGAGTTTGCTTCATGCGCCTCAGCTGTAGCTCCTCCCATACTCTccttcgttctctctctttctctgggtcAGGCTGTCTTCTGTCCATACCTGACCCCTGTCGTTTACActttctctgtccatctctgCGCTTCCCGAGCATCCATTCCCATAGCTGCCCTCCATACTGTGTTGTTCGCTTGTGCACTCcctccctttttcctctctctgtattCTGCTCAGCTCCCTTATCCCATCTCTCAGGGAGCGGGATGCTGTTAGTAGCGCATCAATTTCCGGCCCTCGGTCTTGAGCCAAAGGGACCCAAGCTTGGTCGTGATGCCCTTCTGGTCTCCTGTTATAGTTGACAGTTGCGGTTACATCTAGTACTGGGGCCATCAACTCCGACCCTTCATAGGATGGGGGCTCAGGGGCTGTGGGTAGTTGGGGATATAATCTCCCCGTGGAGCTGGGCTTGGGTGTGGATGGTGTAGACTCGCTGCACATTTTCCGTACCTAGTCTCCGTACCTAGTGTATATCTTATCTATTACTCAGTGGCTCAATTCATGTTTAACGTATGTTCAGATGTTGATTTTGTAATTCTACAATATTAGTATAGTTGAAACCTCAtaatataaatatacacacagaATTTTACGTTAATAGAGTTTAACACTTTTTCCAATAGTCATGCACACCCCCTCAATATTCTATGATATAACTCTGTGCAAATATCTCATCTGCAAGTCCGtgacattctaaacattctcccCGGTACCAGTTCCAACTGAAATACCTAATGTACCACACTCAGCTTGGCAGGCTCAAATTAATACAACTCAGACGTCTCATCTGAAGGTCCCCGACCTCATTCATACCGATATGAGTCCCCGACTGAATATCAAGCGTATTTCATGCACACGATTTGAGTCTCACAAATCTTCATTCACGCCAGTAAGCTTCAATTTACACC encodes the following:
- the LOC118370533 gene encoding uncharacterized protein LOC118370533 isoform X25, which encodes MASVKLEDCSQTLELNVNIKDEEEEEEIGISVSHGMRPATSTLRTNPACLSPSKLSPNLQSLGPDCDSGAQFALQDPEMASVKLEDCSQTLELNVNIKDEEEEEKIGTSVNHVSPNLQSLGPDCDSGAQFALQDPEMTSVKLEDCSQTLELNVNIKDEEEEEKIGKSVSHGDHVETFSTSREQQQEDHRAKRSHHCPHCFCGKELVDTT
- the LOC118370533 gene encoding uncharacterized protein LOC118370533 isoform X26, with product MASVKLEDCSQTLELNVNIKDEEEEEEIGISVSHGMRPATSTLRTNPACLSPSKLSPNLQSLGPDCDSGAQFALQDPEMASVKLEDCSQTLELNVNIKDEEEEEKIGTSVNHVSPNLQSLGPDCDSGAQFALQDPEMTSVKLEDCSQTLELNVNIKDEEEEEKIGKSVSHGDHVETFSTSREQQQEDHRAKRSHHCPHYLAQWRPVQ